A single Drosophila miranda strain MSH22 chromosome XR, D.miranda_PacBio2.1, whole genome shotgun sequence DNA region contains:
- the LOC117186554 gene encoding uncharacterized protein LOC117186554 isoform X1: MRLTEHLGEHSCFPPNLIRTSKCKCSKLIFYFKITALFFISRGKHKSSLQDEILVGFMKDNPDLAKGFVKGDRVVVDAKWAELCGALNAVGPPIKDALGWKKVWADWKTNIRKKMAKNKSETRATGGGPFAQQSLGELEEEVAKLCGLYEMVEGVGGPAYGLPPGRHWG, translated from the exons ATGCGCTTAACAGAACATCTGGGTGAGCACAGCTGTTTCCCGCCCAATTTAATTCGGACTTCAAAATGTAAGTGcagcaaattaattttttatttcaaaattacCGCTTTGTTCTTTATATCCAGGGGAAAGCATAAATCATCTCTTCAAGATGAAATCCTGGTGGGTTTTATGAAAGACAACCCGGACTTGGCAAAAGGGTTTGTGAAGGGCGACCGAGTTGTTGTCGATGCCAAGTGGGCAGAGCTTTGCGGCGCTCTCAATGCTGTTGGGCCGCCAATCAAGGACGCATTGGGTTGGAAAAAG GTTTGGGCAGATTGGAAAACAAACATCCGCAAGAAGATGGCGAAAAATAAATCAGAAACTCGAGCTACAGGTGGAGGGCCCTTCGCTCAGCAATCGCTTGGGGAATTGGAGGAGGAAGTGGCCAAGCTATGTGGCCTCTACGAAATGGTGGAAGGAGTAGGTGGGCCAGCGTATGGACTTCCCCCCGGCCGACACTGGGGTTAA
- the LOC117186554 gene encoding uncharacterized protein LOC117186554 isoform X2 → MGKHKSSLQDEILVGFMKDNPDLAKGFVKGDRVVVDAKWAELCGALNAVGPPIKDALGWKKVWADWKTNIRKKMAKNKSETRATGGGPFAQQSLGELEEEVAKLCGLYEMVEGVGGPAYGLPPGRHWG, encoded by the exons AT GGGAAAGCATAAATCATCTCTTCAAGATGAAATCCTGGTGGGTTTTATGAAAGACAACCCGGACTTGGCAAAAGGGTTTGTGAAGGGCGACCGAGTTGTTGTCGATGCCAAGTGGGCAGAGCTTTGCGGCGCTCTCAATGCTGTTGGGCCGCCAATCAAGGACGCATTGGGTTGGAAAAAG GTTTGGGCAGATTGGAAAACAAACATCCGCAAGAAGATGGCGAAAAATAAATCAGAAACTCGAGCTACAGGTGGAGGGCCCTTCGCTCAGCAATCGCTTGGGGAATTGGAGGAGGAAGTGGCCAAGCTATGTGGCCTCTACGAAATGGTGGAAGGAGTAGGTGGGCCAGCGTATGGACTTCCCCCCGGCCGACACTGGGGTTAA